Proteins from a single region of Macaca thibetana thibetana isolate TM-01 chromosome 4, ASM2454274v1, whole genome shotgun sequence:
- the TMEM151B gene encoding transmembrane protein 151B gives MSPPGSAAGESAGGGGGGGGGPGVPEELTAAAAAAAADEGPAREEQRPIQPSFTKSLCRESHWKCLLLSLLMYGCLGAVAWCHVTTVTRLTFSSAYQGNSLMYHDSPCSNGYVYIPLAFLLMLYAVYLVECWHCQARHELQHRVDVSSVRERVGRMQQATPCIWWKAISYHYVRRTRQVTRYRNGDAYTTTQVYHERVNTHVAEAEFDYARCGVRDVSKTLVGLEGAPATRLRFTKCFSFASVEAENAYLCQRARFFAENEGLDDYMEAREGMHLKNVDFREFMVAFPDPARPPWYACSSAFWAAALLTLSWPLRVLAEYRTAYAHYHVEKLFGLEGPGSASSAGGGLSPSDELLPPLTHRLPRVNTVDSTELEWHIRSNQQLVPSYSEAVLMDLAGLGTRCGGASGGYAPSCRYGGVGGPGAAGVAPYRRSCEHCQRAVSSSSIFSRSALSICASPRAGPGPGGGAGCGGSRFSLGRLYGSRRSCLWRSRSGSVNEASCPTEQTRLSSQASMGDDEDDDEEEAGPPPPYHDALYFPVLIVHRQEGCLGHSHRPLHRHGSCVETSL, from the exons ATGTCCCCCCCTGGCTCGGCTGCGGGAGAGAgcgccggcggcggcggcggcggcggtggcggcccCGGAGTCCCGGAGGAGCTcacggcggcggcggcagcggcggcggcggacGAGGGCCCCGCCCGAGAGGAG CAGCGTCCCATCCAGCCCTCTTTCACCAAGTCCCTCTGCCGTGAGTCCCACTGGAAGTGCCTCCTGCTCTCGCTGCTCATGTACGGCTGCCTGGGGGCAGTGGCCTGGTGCCACGTCACCACAGTGACGCGCCTCACCTTCAGCAGCGCCTACCAGGGCAACAGCCTCATGTACCATGACAGCCCCTGCTCCAACGGCTATGTCTACATCCCCCTGGCCTTCCTGCTCATGTTGTACGCCGTCTACCTGGTGGAGTGTTGGCACTGCCAAGCCCGCCATGAGCTGCAGCACCGTGTTGATGTGAGCAGTGTGCGGGAGCGTGTGGGCCGCATGCAGCAAGCCACACCCTGCATCTGGTGGAAGGCCATCAGCTACCACTATGTCCGCCGCACCCGCCAGGTCACCAGATACCGCAACGGAGACGCCTATACCACCACCCAG GTCTACCACGAACGCGTCAACACGCACGTGGCGGAGGCCGAGTTCGACTACGCGCGCTGTGGCGTCCGCGACGTGTCCAAGACGCTGGTGGGGCTGGAGGGCGCGCCGGCCACGAGGCTGCGCTTCACCAAGTGCTTCAGTTTCGCCAGCGTGGAGGCCGAGAACGCGTACCTGTGCCAGCGCGCGCGCTTCTTCGCAGAGAACGAGGGCCTGGACGACTACATGGAGGCACGCGAGGGCATGCACCTCAAGAACGTGGACTTCCGTGAGTTCATGGTGGCCTTCCCGGACCCGGCCCGGCCGCCCTGGTACGCCTGCTCCTCGGCCTTCTGGGCCGCGGCGCTGCTCACGCTGTCGTGGCCGCTGCGAGTGCTGGCAGAGTACCGCACGGCTTACGCACACTACCACGTGGAGAAGCTCTTTGGCCTGGAGGGCCCGGGGTCGGCCAGTAGCGCGGGCGGCGGCCTCAGCCCCAGCGACGAGCTGCTGCCCCCGCTCACCCACCGCCTGCCGCGGGTCAACACGGTGGACAGCACGGAGCTCGAGTGGCACATCCGCTCCAACCAGCAGCTGGtgcccagctactctgaggcggTGCTCATGGACCTGGCGGGGCTCGGGACGCGCTGCGGCGGGGCGAGCGGCGGCTACGCGCCCTCGTGCCGCTACGGCGGGGTAGGCGGCCCGGGCGCGGCGGGCGTGGCTCCCTACCGGCGCAGCTGCGAGCACTGCCAGCGCGCCGTCAGCAGCTCGTCCATCTTCTCGCGCAGTGCCCTGAGCATCTGCGCCAGCCCGCGGGCCGGCCCGGGCCCCGGTGGGGGCGCGGGCTGCGGGGGCAGCCGCTTCTCGCTCGGCCGTCTCTACGGCTCCCGACGCAGCTGCCTGTGGCGCAGCCGCAGCGGGAGCGTCAACGAGGCCAGCTGCCCCACGGAGCAGACGCGGCTGTCCAGCCAGGCCAGCATGGGGGACGACGAGGACGACGACGAGGAGGAGGCCGGGCCTCCGCCGCCCTACCACGACGCCCTCTACTTTCCGGTCCTCATCGTCCACCGGCAGGAGGGGTGTCTGGGCCACAGCCACCGGCCGCTGCACCGCCACGGCTCCTGCGTAGAGACCTCACTGTGA